From the Planctomycetaceae bacterium genome, the window CATTTCGCATGCGGAATGGAACGAGGAATACGTGCCAACCTTTGTCATTGCGTTCGCCACGGGAATTCGAGGACATTTGTCTCACAAGTCCAGCCCATGAACTCAGAGATTCCGGCCTTCATTCGTGCAGCATATTCTGCTGACGTCTTTCACGATGCGTCCATGATCTGGCAACAGAAACTGGCCGAGCATCTTCGGTCTGTCATGGCCTCTGATCGGCCCGTGATGAAATGGCAGGAGCCGACCACTGCTCTGCTTCAGGCTGGTCGGTCACTGTTGGCTGAAAACAGCGAGAGCACTCGCACATGCAAAGATGATCTGACGACAGAAGCGCTTCTGCAGCGTTTTGGTGATGTGATGGATCAGATTTTAAGTTCGGGGCATAACCTCCATCATCCGCACTATATTGGCCATCAGGTCCCCGCATCTGTCCCGTTGGCAGGACTGTTTGATGCCATCGCATCCGTCACGAATCAGGTCACGGGGGTCTTCGAAATCGGGCCATGGGCAACGGCCGTGGAATTGAGCCTGATCCGGATGCTGGGGGAAAAGATCGGCTGGAGGTCTGACGAATGCAGCGGTGTGCTGACGCACGGTGGGTCGCTGGCAAATCTGACGGCCCTGCTGACGGCGCGCAATATCGCGATTCCTGGCTGCTGGGAGTCCGGTGTGCCTCAGGATGCCGTGCTGGTCGCACAAAGCGATGCGCATTACAGCGTGACTCGTGCAGCAGGAATTCTTGGGCTGGGAAGCCAACAGGTTGTTCGCGTTGATCTGGATGAACGTCGTCGTATGCGTCCTGACTGCCTGGATTCTGTTCTGGTCAGAGAGAAGGAACGCGGCCGTCGAATCATTGCTGTTTGTGCGTGCGCCTGTGCGACACCCATCGGCGCCTTCGATCCGCTGGATGAAATCGCTGATGTTTGTGAGCGACATCAGGTCTGGCTGCACGTTGATGCCGCTCACGGTGGCTCGCTGATGATGAGTGACATCCATCGCCACAAGCTGGCAGGAATCCATCGTGCAGACAGCGTGGTCTGGGACGCCCATAAGATGCTGTTCGTTCCGGCACTGTGTGCTGCCGTGCTCTTCAGGAATCGGGATGTCCGATATGAAACATTTCGACAGATCGCTCCGTATTTGTTCGATACGTCATCGTCACAAATGGCCGATTTTGATACCGGCATGCGAACCCTGGAATGCACAAAAAGAGCCAACGGTTTCGGACTCTGGGGTTTGTGGACGATGCTTGGCGACCAGGTGTTTGAATCTCTGGTCGACCAGACAATTGGAATTGCAGGACAGCTCGCGGAGCTATTGCGAGCAGCTCCGGACTTCGAACTCCTGAACGATCCTGAATGCAACATTGTCGTCTTTCGACATCTGCCTCCCTTCCTGAACACAGCGCCGGCTGAAGAACAAGACCGTTTTCAAAACACGATTCGAAGTGAACTCATGAAGTCCGGGCGATTCTATATCGTGCAGACCCAACTGGATGGCCGGGTCGTACTTCGAGCGGTCATTATGAATCCCATGACAACCCATGTTGATCTGGTTGAACTGCTGAATGAATTGCGGCAATGTTCTGCCAACCATCTCCGTGAACGGGCGCGATAGCCAACCCGGAAAAAACGCATTCGACCAGGTTTCTGGCGAATGTTCCCCACGATTCGGCAATGACTTCAGGCAACTCACGGTCACCCTGGTGACCCGAGAGTCTCCGCTTCCGTCGTTCATCTGCTCCGGACTCGTACCTCGCCGGATCCGTTCTTTGCCGGAGGCCTGGGGACTCGATTCTTGCATCTCATGGCTTCGCCGATACCCTTTGCAGGCTGACAATGCTGTCCCCGCCCCATTTCCTTCCGAAATCATGTCAAACATGCGCTATTTCCGGATACTCGCCCTTCTTGTCTCCACCATCATTTCTCCAGCGAGAAGCCACGCTGATGAAAAACCGGCCGATGCAGATCGCCCGATTCATGCTCTGCTGGTGACCGGCGGATGCTGTCATGATTATGACCGGCAGAAGCTGATTCTGACTCGGGGGATTTCGGCTCGAGCCAACGTGCGATGGACGGTCGTGCATCAGGGCGGGACGACCACGAATACACCGATTCCGCTGTACGACGATCCGAACTGGGCTGACGGGTTTGACATTGTTGTCCACAACGAATGCTTCAGCGATGTGAAGGATCTGGAATTCGTTGATCGCATTCTGAAACCTCACCGGGACGGGCTGCCTGCGATTCTGATTCACTGTGCGATGCACTGTTATCGCACCGGCGATGATCGCTGGTTTGAATTTGTCGGAATGCAGTCGCCGGGGCACGGGCCGCACTATTCGTACACGGCGGACAACGTCAAAAAAGATCATCCGATCATGCAGGATTTCGGCCCGGCGTTTGTGGCTCCCAAGGGCGAACTGTACCACAGCATGAAAGTGTTCGACACAGCCACACCGCTGGCTCAGGCCAATCGCCAGTCCGACGGTATGCCTCAGGTTTGCGTCTGGACCAATAATTACAAGGGCAGGGCCCTTGACGCCGATACGAGCTCACGCTCGGAATCTGGAAATCGCTCCCGTTGGTCGCTGCCGACAAGGGAACGAGTTCACCGACAGCATCAGCGGGCACAACGGGCGATCGCGAAGAAGGCACGCGAGTCTTCGGTTGTACGATGGGCCATTACAACGAAACGATGGCCGAACCAAAGTATCTGGACATGATGGCTCGAGCCGTTCTGTGGGCGACCCGTCGCGACATCGAAAGCAACTTCACGCCTTCGACGGAAAAGATCGACGAAGAAATCAAAGCCCTGATCACAGCCGCCGATTGCAGATCCAACATCCAGTGCCGCTTCTGCAAAGTGCTGCACCGAAGGCAACGCTGCCTTTCAAAAATCGGTGACTGCCAAAAGCACTCAAAGCGGCAACGAAAACAAAAACCTGACCGACGGTCGTCTGGACCTCGCTGGTGCGGATGGCGGGCAGACCAATGAATGGGTGACTGTTGATCTGGGTGAATCGGTTCATGTGAAGAATCTGCGGCTGCACTGGGAACGCCGCCAGGGCTCGACCTATTGGTATACCATCGAAGCGTCGGCGGATGGCGAGCAGTGGAAGACCATCGTCGATGAATCAAAGAGCGACAGCAAAGACGGCATTCGATCGCACGCTGTCGATGCACCGAACACTCGTTATCTGAAGACCACTTTCCTGGGCTGCAGTACCAACGGATGGGGATCGATCTGGGAATTCGAAGCTTATTCTGGCGACATGCCCGAGCTGCCGAAGTCGGCCAAAGACGGAGGTCCGAAGCCTCCCGCATCCATCAGTGATGTGCAGGCACCGGACGGCTTCGACGTACGCATGTTTGCCTCGCCGCCGGATGTCAATTATCCAGTCTGCATCACGGCAGCAGCCACCGGTGAAGTCTTTGTTGGAGTTGACGAACAGGGTTCGCTGGGCAAAGAAACCGGCCGCGGCAAAGTGCTGCGATGCATCGACACCGACGGTGATGGCACGGCTGATCAGATCAACGAATTCGCGAAAATGGATCATCCTCGCGGACTGATCTACGACAACGGTTCGCTGTGGGTGCTGCATCCGCCGTTCCTGAGCGTCTATCGCGACACCAATGGTGATGGAACGGCCGACGAATCCGAAGTTCTGATCGAAGGCATCAGCACGGCAGAAGTCAATAAACGCGGAGCTGACCACGACCAACGGCATTCGCATGGGCATCGATGGCTGGATCTACATTGCCGTTGGTGACTTTGGTTTCAATCAAGCCGTGGCGAAGGATGGCACCACGTTAAGCAAACGCGGCGGCGGAGTTGTGCGCATTCGACCCGATGGCAGCGATATGGAAATCTTCAGCTGGGGCCAGCGCAATATTGTGGATATCGCCATCGACCCGCTGATGAATGTCTACACGCGTGACAACACCAACGATGGCGGCGGCTGGGATATTCGATTGTCTCATGTGATGCAGACAGCCAACTACGGATATCCGTCTCTGTACAAGAACTTCAGCGAAGAAATCATGCCGCCTCTGGCTGACTACGGTGGCGGTTCGGGCTGCGGAGCGATGTACTTTCAGGACGATCGATGGCCGGCTCCGTTCAATGATATTCTGCTGACGTGCGACTGGGGCCGCAGCGAAGTCTTCAGCCACAGGCTGCCCGTCAATGGAGCCACCTTTGATGCTCAGCAGGACACATTCCTGAAACTTCCACGCCCCACCGACATCGACGCGGATGCCAGCGGACGCATGTATGTGACCAGCTGGAAAAACGGCCAGTTCAACTACGACGGCCCCAACATCGGCTTTGTCGCCATGATCACTCCGATTGACTTTGTGCCGCATCCCGTGCCCGATGCTGGCTCGCTGAATGACGCTGATCTGGTGCAGCTGCTGAATCATCCATCCGATGCAATGAGGCTGCATGTGCAGCGAGAAATCCTGCGGCGTGACGCTCAGCGGGATGATTCGTCCGGGCGTGAACTGCGAACCGCGGTGAGTGAAATGATGAGCAATCACGATCTGCCACTGCCAGTGCGAGTGGCCGCGGTGTGGACTCGGCGGCAGATGACCAGCGGTCGTTTCTGCAGGCGATCAGTCATCAGTATGAAGATGAAGCTCTGCGAGAACACTGCCTGCGTGCCTGGCCGACCGTCGATCGGATGCAGACAACGTTCCGTTGAAACGATTGATCGACGGTCTCGCCGATGCCGCTCATCCGCGCGTTCAGGCAGCCGCGATCGTGGGACTCGGACGACTTCTGGCCGGTCGCACGCCGAAGACACCGACCGAAGACGAACGCACAGCCGTGGCTCAGCACGTGCTGGCTCTGACCGACGTGCCCGAAGTGGACGCTGCTCTGGACGTTTCGGCCGATGACTGGCGGAATGCTCATCCGGAACGAGTCCTTCCGCACCTGGCGGTTAAAGCCCTGGTCGACATTGATGCGGTGGATGCGTGCATCGATGCACTCACCGGCCCACACCGATCCGCCGCACTGTGGGCGCTCAAGTCCATGCACAGCAAAGACGCGGTGGATGGGCTGTTCCGGTACTCAGCACTGCGCCGACGAAACACTGCGTCGCGAAATCTGGACGACGCTGATTCGGCTTTATCACCGTGAAGGTGAATTCACCGAAGACAGCCCCAAGTGGTGGGGAACTCGACCGGACACAACCGGCCCGTACTACGATCGCCAAAAGTGGAGCGAATCAGACCGCATCGGTGACGCTATCAAAATCGCTTTGTCAGAAGGCGATGATTCTCTGGCGGCTCACATCAACGAACAGCTGAAACGCCATGTTGTGAATCTGGACGGCATCAGTGCAGCCGACATCGCGGCCATGCAGGAACCACAAAAGGCGATCGAACTTCCCAAAGTCGATCCCAACAATCCCAACCAGATCGCGAACATCGACATGGCCAGCGTGATCGCCAAAGTCATGCCACTAAGCGGCAACCCTGACGCGGGCAAAGAACTGTTTAAAGCCCAAAGCTGCATCAACTGTCACACCTTTGCCAACGGCCAGCAGCCGAAAGGCCCGCATCTGGTCGACATCGGCAAACGCTACAAGAAAGAGGAACTGCTGGAATCCATCCTCGACCCCAGCAAGAAGATCGCTCAGGGTTTCGACACCTGGACCTTTGTCATGGCCGACGGCAAAGTGCACACGGGCTTTGTTGTGCTGGAAAGTGCGGAAACGGTTTCCGTGCGAGGTACCGACGGCCTGTCCAAAGAGCTGCCTCAACAGGACATCGACGAACGTGTGAAACAGGACATCAGTATGATGCCCAAAGGCATCGTCGGCAATCTGACGGTCGAACAGCTGGCCGACCTGATCGCTTACCTGCAAAGCCTGCATTGATCTGACCCGCAACAGGAAGGACCCAGAAAACCGCTGAGGCGTGTGCTTCAACTCGCATTCCCTGCAGGCGTGACTTCAGCCACAAGCGAGGCAGAACCAGTCCTGGCTCTCAGGTCACTTTATCTGGCCGCCAGTTTGTGCCCTTCTTTTGAACGCGAAATTCGAGAAGGAGCAGGAGATTGGTACCTGTCAGCAGATGTTGCACTTGCTCGCAAGAATCTTGGAACCGCGGGACTGACGGAATTTCGCAACGAGATTCGCCAAATGACTGTAAAGACGCTGGCTGCAGCTAGCCCGGAACTGAAAGCCGAGTGGCACGAGCAAATCGACGCGATTCACAGCTGGACAAAGGGAGAATGATGAATGTCTTCGGTCTTACTCACAC encodes:
- a CDS encoding pyridoxal-dependent decarboxylase yields the protein MNSEIPAFIRAAYSADVFHDASMIWQQKLAEHLRSVMASDRPVMKWQEPTTALLQAGRSLLAENSESTRTCKDDLTTEALLQRFGDVMDQILSSGHNLHHPHYIGHQVPASVPLAGLFDAIASVTNQVTGVFEIGPWATAVELSLIRMLGEKIGWRSDECSGVLTHGGSLANLTALLTARNIAIPGCWESGVPQDAVLVAQSDAHYSVTRAAGILGLGSQQVVRVDLDERRRMRPDCLDSVLVREKERGRRIIAVCACACATPIGAFDPLDEIADVCERHQVWLHVDAAHGGSLMMSDIHRHKLAGIHRADSVVWDAHKMLFVPALCAAVLFRNRDVRYETFRQIAPYLFDTSSSQMADFDTGMRTLECTKRANGFGLWGLWTMLGDQVFESLVDQTIGIAGQLAELLRAAPDFELLNDPECNIVVFRHLPPFLNTAPAEEQDRFQNTIRSELMKSGRFYIVQTQLDGRVVLRAVIMNPMTTHVDLVELLNELRQCSANHLRERAR
- a CDS encoding discoidin domain-containing protein, yielding MTAKSTQSGNENKNLTDGRLDLAGADGGQTNEWVTVDLGESVHVKNLRLHWERRQGSTYWYTIEASADGEQWKTIVDESKSDSKDGIRSHAVDAPNTRYLKTTFLGCSTNGWGSIWEFEAYSGDMPELPKSAKDGGPKPPASISDVQAPDGFDVRMFASPPDVNYPVCITAAATGEVFVGVDEQGSLGKETGRGKVLRCIDTDGDGTADQINEFAKMDHPRGLIYDNGSLWVLHPPFLSVYRDTNGDGTADESEVLIEGISTAEVNKRGADHDQRHSHGHRWLDLHCRW
- a CDS encoding PQQ-dependent sugar dehydrogenase, giving the protein MGIDGWIYIAVGDFGFNQAVAKDGTTLSKRGGGVVRIRPDGSDMEIFSWGQRNIVDIAIDPLMNVYTRDNTNDGGGWDIRLSHVMQTANYGYPSLYKNFSEEIMPPLADYGGGSGCGAMYFQDDRWPAPFNDILLTCDWGRSEVFSHRLPVNGATFDAQQDTFLKLPRPTDIDADASGRMYVTSWKNGQFNYDGPNIGFVAMITPIDFVPHPVPDAGSLNDADLVQLLNHPSDAMRLHVQREILRRDAQRDDSSGRELRTAVSEMMSNHDLPLPVRVAAVWTRRQMTSGRFCRRSVISMKMKLCENTACVPGRPSIGCRQRSVETIDRRSRRCRSSARSGSRDRGTRTTSGRSHAEDTDRRRTHSRGSARAGSDRRARSGRCSGRFGR
- a CDS encoding c-type cytochrome, with the translated sequence MGCSGTQHCADETLRREIWTTLIRLYHREGEFTEDSPKWWGTRPDTTGPYYDRQKWSESDRIGDAIKIALSEGDDSLAAHINEQLKRHVVNLDGISAADIAAMQEPQKAIELPKVDPNNPNQIANIDMASVIAKVMPLSGNPDAGKELFKAQSCINCHTFANGQQPKGPHLVDIGKRYKKEELLESILDPSKKIAQGFDTWTFVMADGKVHTGFVVLESAETVSVRGTDGLSKELPQQDIDERVKQDISMMPKGIVGNLTVEQLADLIAYLQSLH